The Apium graveolens cultivar Ventura chromosome 11, ASM990537v1, whole genome shotgun sequence genome has a window encoding:
- the LOC141697967 gene encoding uncharacterized protein LOC141697967 isoform X5: MIEYAESSKNFVENVGTDSFVESDDACLSVIKQVRTGFVVGNFPDFFEYGKIVSRYVSRVNGGALKVKAFSATSDCYDFVEAAAETKHCRDSSWRRSKSNSPAPTIPIKV, translated from the exons ATGATTGAATATGCAGAGAGTTCTAAAAATTTTGTAGAAAATGTTGGTACAGACTCCTTTGTGGAGAGCGATGATGCTTGTCTTTCAG TTATAAAGCAGGTTAGGACTGGATTTGTGGTTGGCAATTTTCCAGATTTCTTTGAGTATGGGAAAATT GTGTCAAGATACGTTTCCAGAGTTAATGGTGGTGCGTTGAAGGTAAAGGCCTTCTCAGCTACTTCTGATTGTTATGATTTTGTGGAAGCTGCTGCAGAGACCAAGCATTGCAGAGATAGTTCTTGG AGACGATCCAAATCAAACTCTCCTGCTCCTACCATCCCAATTAAAGTTTGA
- the LOC141697967 gene encoding uncharacterized protein LOC141697967 isoform X4 → MIEYAESSKNFVENVGTDSFVESDDACLSVIKQVRTGFVVGNFPDFFEYGKIVSRYVSRVNGGALKVKAFSATSDCYDFVEAAAETKHCRDSSWVVPHCSPLFFPLYKTKCSKH, encoded by the exons ATGATTGAATATGCAGAGAGTTCTAAAAATTTTGTAGAAAATGTTGGTACAGACTCCTTTGTGGAGAGCGATGATGCTTGTCTTTCAG TTATAAAGCAGGTTAGGACTGGATTTGTGGTTGGCAATTTTCCAGATTTCTTTGAGTATGGGAAAATT GTGTCAAGATACGTTTCCAGAGTTAATGGTGGTGCGTTGAAGGTAAAGGCCTTCTCAGCTACTTCTGATTGTTATGATTTTGTGGAAGCTGCTGCAGAGACCAAGCATTGCAGAGATAGTTCTTGGGTAGTACCACATTGTAGTCCCCTCTTTTTCCCTCTTTACAAGACCAAGTGCTCTAAACACTAA
- the LOC141697967 gene encoding uncharacterized protein LOC141697967 isoform X1 encodes MPITLRESLGKVLSGLVEFVMPSNQKWGISYERNCSSFICLKEFVIFYGLEENYIVLFEYLGYSCFFVRIFDKSSREISYLKLCKTLKSYDILLTSEYQFGFVKRNVCDVSWIANIKELLDKYYEGDMFISFMKERHILDRFVIVLACPRSDRKFNNVYIGSLARQFSNDWINGASSILIAHQRQWRVVVKFKHNMCKLGIGWDKYSRDNDLGEGDICVFNLLKYDRKIFRVDVIRS; translated from the exons ATGCCAATAACGCTCAGGGAAAGTTTAGGGAAAGTTTTATCAGGTCTTGTTGAGTTTGTGATGCCAAGTAATCAAAAATGGGGTATTTCCTATGAAAGAAATTGTTCAAGTTTTATTTGCCTAAAGGAGTTTGTAATATTCTACGGGCTTGAAGAaaattatattgttttatttgAATATCTTGGGTATTCTTGTTTTTTTGTGCGGATTTTTGATAAAAGTTCTAGAGAGATATCATATTTGAAATTGTGCAAGACATTGAAGAGTTATGATATTCTTTTAACGTCTGAGTATCAATTTGGATTTGTTAAAAGAAATGTGTGTGATGTTAGCTGGATTGCAAATATTAAAG AGTTGCTGGATAAGTACTATGAAGGTGATATGTTTATATCGTTTATGAAGGAAAGACATATTCTTGATCGATTTGTCATTGTATTAGCCTGTCCAAGAAGTGATCGTAAATTTAATAATGTG TACATTGGTAGTTTGGCGAGACAATTTTCTAACGACTGGATTAATGGAGCTAGTTCAATATTAATTGCTCATCAAAGACAATGGAGAGTCGTAGTCAAATTTAAGCATAATATGTGTAAGCTTGGAATTGGGTGGGATAAATATTCTCGAGATAACGATCTGGGAGAAGGAGACATATGTGTCTTTAATTTGCTTAAATACGATAGGAAGATATTCCGAGTTGATGTTATTAGGTCATGA
- the LOC141697967 gene encoding uncharacterized protein LOC141697967 isoform X3, with translation MCWKVEIEWCKCQRVFSTGRSKFVKEADIRVGDSCFFECTGDRLEYNICIAREDDRSFKELLDKYYEGDMFISFMKERHILDRFVIVLACPRSDRKFNNVYIGSLARQFSNDWINGASSILIAHQRQWRVVVKFKHNMCKLGIGWDKYSRDNDLGEGDICVFNLLKYDRKIFRVDVIRS, from the exons ATGTGTTGGAAAGTTGAAATTGAGTGGTGCAAGTGTCAGCGCGTGTTCAGTACTGGAAGGAGTAAATTTGTAAAAGAGGCTGATATTCGCGTGGGGGATAGTTGTTTTTTTGAATGTACCGGTGATCGATTGGAATATAATATTTGTATTGCGAGGGAAGATGACCGTTCTTTCAAAG AGTTGCTGGATAAGTACTATGAAGGTGATATGTTTATATCGTTTATGAAGGAAAGACATATTCTTGATCGATTTGTCATTGTATTAGCCTGTCCAAGAAGTGATCGTAAATTTAATAATGTG TACATTGGTAGTTTGGCGAGACAATTTTCTAACGACTGGATTAATGGAGCTAGTTCAATATTAATTGCTCATCAAAGACAATGGAGAGTCGTAGTCAAATTTAAGCATAATATGTGTAAGCTTGGAATTGGGTGGGATAAATATTCTCGAGATAACGATCTGGGAGAAGGAGACATATGTGTCTTTAATTTGCTTAAATACGATAGGAAGATATTCCGAGTTGATGTTATTAGGTCATGA
- the LOC141697967 gene encoding uncharacterized protein LOC141697967 isoform X2, whose product MIEYAESSKNFVENVGTDSFVESDDACLSVIKQVRTGFVVGNFPDFFEYGKIRISKKFNKIYGSMIPKDIVLIIDNGDRWFCVYDHIRCQVVGVENFMEFYGVAMLWFLVMTYYGNDEFGVNIYSPRCCEIFYPSANVMIEEEFMNDLEVPVDVSIVEEKESALFFLMHLGVTLVSLDV is encoded by the exons ATGATTGAATATGCAGAGAGTTCTAAAAATTTTGTAGAAAATGTTGGTACAGACTCCTTTGTGGAGAGCGATGATGCTTGTCTTTCAG TTATAAAGCAGGTTAGGACTGGATTTGTGGTTGGCAATTTTCCAGATTTCTTTGAGTATGGGAAAATT aGGATTTCGaagaaatttaataaaatttacgGTTCAATGATTCCCAAAGATATTGTTTTGATTATAGACAACGGTGATAGATGGTTTTGTGTCTATGATCATATAAGATGTCAAGTTGTAGGGGTGGAAAATTTTATGGAATTTTATGGAGTGGCTATGTTGTGGTTTTTGGTCATGACTTACTATGGTAATGATGAGTTTGGAGTGAACATCTATTCGCCGAGGTGTTGTGAGATTTTTTATCCTAGTGCTAATGTGATGATCGAAGAGGAATTCATGAATGATCTTGAAGTTCCCGTTGATGTTTCCATTGTCGAAGAAAAAGAGAGTGCTTTGTTTTTTTTAATGCATCTTGGAGTGACTTTAGTTTCTTTAGACGTGTGA